The genomic interval ATATAACGTACATCGTACGTCACGTACATCACAAATTAGTGGCCGGTGTGGCACCAGCACCTGTCAAACCTCCAGCTGTAAATCTCCATGCTGTTGTATCCATACATGTTGCATACATACATTAATACTCTGTTAGGTGAAATATGACAGCCTTATGTGTGTGAGCATCAATCAGAAGTGCCGAACACACCTCTTCCCTACCGACTATATATCATGTCCAGCTGTCTCTGCGCTGAAGCCCCCGAGGGTGGGCAGGGTCTCTGAGGGTCTCTTCTCTTCCCTCCCTGTCATCTCCAGGGCTGCAGACGGTGGGGATTTTCCGCGTGGGAAGCTCTAAGAAGAGGGTGCGGCAGGTAAGTGGGGGCTCACACTGCTCTCTAGCGTCAGCTCCGGATAGATCCGCCCCCGCGGCCTCCGCACGCCCTTCTTGGCGTGAATGTTTACATCTGCAGCAGTGACAGATCCTCTCGTGAGCGACTTGGAGAAGTGCTTTGCAGTGTCTGTCAAGTCCGTATCCGCGTGTGACAACACACAGGAGCGGCGGACACTAGAAGGCCAAAGCCGTGTCTGGAGTGGAGTAGATGTCAGGGGAAGCTTTATAAAGTGCTTGTTTAAGTGTTTAGGGACTCGGTGAAGAGGGGAGACTTCAGTTCTGTTTGAAGACAGCCAGTGGCTCACCTGTACTAAGAGCTCGTGGAAGTTCATTCCCGCACCTGTGTGACAGGACAGAGAGGAGATTTGATGTGCAGTGTAGGCAGATTTTGACTGTTTGACATTGTAGTTTGTATTTTAGAAACTCTCTGTGTTTCCTTAGAGGTTGAccacagtgtgtgcgtgtgcgtgtgtcttctgctgtttCTGAATAGCTTTGATGTGTGGGGGGAGACGTACAGACTTTGACAGTACCTTGGTGAATATGTGAGAGAATAGTGTATATGTCTCTGTCTGCCTTCACCTGTGTGGAAAAGGTGgttgagcctgtgtgtgtgtgtgtgtgtgtgtgtgtgtgtgtgtgtgtgtgtgtgtgtgtgtgtgtgtgtgtgtgtgtgtgtgtgtgtctgtgtgtctgtgtgtgtgtctgtgtgtctgtgtgtgtgtgtgtgtgttgtcagttGCGTGATGACTTTGACAGTGGGATGGATGTTATTCTGGATGAAGAGCACAGTGTTCATGATGTTGCAGCCCTGTTGAAAGAGTTTCTGAGGGACATGCCTGACCCTCTACTGCCCAGAGAACTCTACTGTGCCTTCCTGCATGCTAAcagtacgaacacacacacacacacacacacacacacacacacacacctactcataTGCATATCCAAACTGGAGTAGCTACACTCAGATCGGGGATCACagcatgtgtgcacgtgtgttcgTGGACGTGTGTTGCAGATTTGCGGGGAGACGATCAACTGTCATACCTGCAGCAACTGCTGTATCTGTTGCCCCCGTGTAACTGCGACTCCCTCTGGAGGCTTCTCAGCTTACTGCACACAGTCCAGGAGCATGCGCACGACTCCACGGGCCCTGACCAGCAGGAGGTAACACCCCACTCCCCACGTCCAAGCTCCTCCCCCatcacactcccctcctctGAGCTCCTCCCACTCTGGGCTCCCTGCCCCTTGGCCTGCGTGGGGACATTGGGCCAGTGACACAGCATTCCACAAACAGCAGTCTCTACATCACATGCTATGGTCACTTTTATTCTGTTTGTTGCTgactttcctttttttttttgcctgtgGGTTTCTATCATTCTCACTTAGTGGTGTAAGAAGTCGCGAATTTGACCTTTCTTATGAACTCCTAAGTTCCAGAGATGTTATTTTATAGGTGCAGTGTTGTGACTGCAGCTGAGCTCTTCTTCCTGTGTAGCTCACAGTCTTCTCCATTCTCCGTGTCCAGGTCCAAGGCAATAAGATGACAGCCACCAACCTGGCGGTGATCTTTGGTCCCAACCTGCTCCAGAAGGAGAGGGGAACAGAGAAGGAGTCGAACCCCCAGTCCTTGGGCATAGAAGACAGCGCTGCCATCATCTCAGTCACCCTGCTTCTCATCCAGCACTATAAACTCCTCTTCACGgtaagagggagggagggagggagagagggagagagggagaggctaACGTGACTAACCTTGAAGCAGACAGGGTCATCTTCCACCTCTTGCTTACGTGAGAAACGTacactgatcctggatcagcctTCTACCTCTGTATGACTCCATACGTTgactgcaggtgtgtgctgaGCTCCAGCAGGAGGTGCTAATGAGTCTCATTCAGACAGACCCAGATGTCATAGATTACCTGCTCCGTAGGAAACTCAGGTGAGTCAGGGCAGTGTGGAgggagccccgcccccagccccgcccccagccccgcccccagccccgccccgcTGCTCTGAGATGGAGAAGGCTTTGTTCAGATATTTTCAGTGGACAGTGACAATTATTATCATTCAGGTCTGATAGAAGGATTTCCTCCATGACTTATGTTGACATATTCAACTTGAGCTGAGTGTTATGGTTTAGTGTCCTGTAATCTAGATCTGTCCTTGTCTGGCCTGTCACAGTGGCAGCAGTCTGACCGTGGAGCCAGATATGGGCGCCCGCAGGGATACGCAGATGTCTCTGGACTCAGTGGGTCAGTCCAGTGATGACCTGTCCCTGAAAGAGCCCATGTCCCCCCTGTTTGGGGACTTGACCGGGGACGGTAGCCTGAGCAACGAGGTCTTCTTCAACGTGCTGCGCCTCAACACCAGCAGACAGTGTGAGTGTCGCTGACTCCTTTGGGCTCAGAGAGGCCTTTCTTCTGGCTGGACGCACTGGACTCTCAGTCTGTCCAGTTACTGGATAGGTGTGTTTATTTGAGTTTTATGCTCTGCAAAATGCCCTGCTTACCCtgcagttggtgtgtgtgtgtgtgtgtgttcaggctcATCCCAGAATCCACCCAAGTGCATAGCCCATATGCGACAGTTCCACTCCCATCACAATCTGCTGAGCTTTGCCCAGCCCTCTGTCCGTCTCCAGGCTGAGGAACCAGAGCTCCAGGGGCACAAAGGGGGCTCCGTGGCTCAGGCATGCCCAAGAGAGAACACGAACTTCAGCCTGGGCCACCGGGAGGGTGGCTCCCAGCCTCGGagctccagagagaggagcGTCTGGGTCCGTCAGGGCTCCAACTCCTCCACCACGTCGGAAGACAGCAAGCAGTCAAGCAACTTCTGGGACTTTTTCACTGGCAAGGTGTCTGGCTCGGAGACAATAGTATGACTTCTAGACGGgctagtgtagtgtgtgtaatgcCTGTGGACTGCGGAATTATTCACCTGCttcacagagtccaatgctctTCTGCATACACCCGACATAACGGCATACTGTTTTGTGGATTTCATACTTTTTCTAATGTTAATAATGCTGATACATGGCAATTCAATGGCATTCTTAAGTGTATAatcactgctttaaaaaaaagttgatTTGGGacagttttttttaaacaaactgCATATCATAGAGCTTAACAGAAATATTATTGAGtataaatatgaaatatgaaataacCAGACATCACACAGAGCAGCCTTTACACTGCTTAAAAATCGCTCTTGGTgagaatagtttttttttttttttagaattattaaatattcataGCTGGTCTCTCTCCAAGCAGCCCGACGTGCCCAGCTGTTCATAAATCGGTATTTCACTCAAGACCTTGTTACACAACCTTCAAAGtcctcctctcacctctcactgtAGCTCCAGGGTGTGTTCAGGCGTGTAAAGCTGCCTAACGCCCTTAACTCTGCTCCACCTCGCCATGTTCAGTTCGGAGAAAAAGACTCAGATGTGTTAGATGTATTCGATTAGGTGGGAAGAGACTGGGATTTGAACAACTGTTGTAGAGTTGTATACTGTTTATTGCTTTATTGGTATACATTTGTTTCCTGATACTCTTTTAAAAGTAGTGTGAACAGGCCTGAAGAAATCACCTGTTATAAAGCAATGTTGGGTCCCATTTATACCAGCCATATTAGGACTTCATTCATAAAATGATTTATGTGTAAAATAGGCCAGATAATGCAAGTCAGATTTTAAATGTAGATAATGACTCTGGATGTAGTTACACACCTGTATGTAGACTTAATTTGAACATTTCAGTGACTGGTCTACTGGCCAAGGCAGCTGTTTGAAGCAAGGTCTTCAGTGTTGTTCTCCCTTTAGAGATTTGTATACCACTATCGGCACTTTCAAATAAACTTTTATTTCTTAATTTCTGTCTAGTAATTATTTTTATTGGAACTGAACTACAGACAGGTAAGGTTCTACCTAAACTGCTGTGACTATTTTCTTACAGATGACCATGGTCAAAAGAGGCCCGTCTCTTCAAAATTTCTTCATCTACCAgtttcagtgtgagaaacacTGAGTGGGAAGGAATGAAGgtttattttcttttgaagACTGCTGAAGCTGAAGATGTAATACAGGATTGAACCAGGAGGGGGCAGCATCTACCTAAAACCAACACTGCACTGCTTGCCTTACACTCCACTACAGGAAGGTGGTTCTCAGTCTCAGTATTCATTTACTAAAATCTAACTATCATTAGACAAAGTTAGGGGCTTGTAGTCAATCGTCTGCCAAAATAGAGTACAAGTGAAGGTTTTGGAAAAATCCAGCCTGAATGTAACTTCTGGGACTGATGAAGTTATGTAAATAAATATGAACATGATGTTCTTTCCCAACTGTTATAACTCTCTAAAGATTTTGTCCCTATTTAAgcatcaggcatgaaaatgggtcaggggttaaaaaggcgagaagaccggggggcggggcatgtgacgtcatggggatacggcgacggggcgttgacatgtggggggggcgttgacatgtggggggggggggggggcgttgacatgtgacgtcatgggtatactgcgacgggggggggggggggggggggggggtgctggtgtaccagcgacaggtgatgccaaatatgacggagctcgtaaggtgacatcatgtaaaaaatataataacgcgtggccacgacttaattatcttgttcgcacgcattagtaagtattactttatataaagccaggtttaccttccttgggcagtcagttcgcgaacatccctgggatctgcttgctttgctgtgaaaaaataaactttgttgccgcgtgtgaaaggcgacgttagtatctcgttcccacgcgttaataagtcgtggccacgcgttatttatttattttttacatgatgtcaccttacgggctccgtaaaatatagtaaaatccattaaaaaaatttttttgactgtcatgtcaatggattcaatgtaaacgcaatccgtaaacgcaagaagccgctttcgccattatggatggctcagtcaaaaccattacgtcttaatgaaccaataaatacatcagcggcgaaaattactgtaaaaataccagggttcacgtgtttttattttctaacatgagctaaagcacagggtagactcaaacgacaagagtttacaacttcatcttcaaccttttcagccctggcgcgaatgtgatcctcacccgtccctggattcaccagttacaactacagacacactagaaaaaaaaacttgtttctcattttatgtcaccgttaactacacggggttgacgcgaacttaataggcccatctacctatttatcacaagagcttgtggttagatagtgttcaacgctgtagcgaacggcagtaactttgttttaccgcaacatatgaaaacgattgaaacctaacccaattaaatccacccaattaaaaatgtacgatctggtaaatgtagtggtaaatgtacgctcttctgacttgtccgcggtgtagcactaggtcctgcttctcgtcccgcttagcagtaaatgaataacatgaatgaagaacgttcgtatgattgaaacgctatttggcctctatgaaggttctgggcggaaactgcccgccactgtcattgaaattgccaatttcggaagtgctctgtttgcttattaagtcaatatgataattaaaatatatacatataatctcccgaccacccccccccccccaaaaaaaaactcatcggatctacacgattcacgtaggtcacccttttcgacttcaaaacggcgaatttcgacgaaaggtgacagattttcatgcctgaagcATACTTTGTGTTTAGATTAAACAATTTTTATGTAAAATCATATGATTGCGCATAACAAGCATATTTACTTTATTTACTGACAAAAACATTTAATCAACAATATTGATCTAATTGAAGCTTGTCAATCGATGTCCCAATATCAGTTAGACACCAGGTTAATACGGCTCATGTCCAGTGTAATTCTGTTTACAGTAACCCACACAAACCTTCAAGTTGTTTAAGTTTTTATTTTTCGTTGTATTGGGGGCAGACTGCACACTCCCTTTCTGTCATACATTCCTTACACTTCATCCCAAGGTCTCTTTGCCTCTTTTACAATCTATACATTGTTTCTCAAAAgtgcacttaaaaaaaaaaccaacataGACTCAATGCCGCCACTGTGCAACAGATAGTGATGGGGGGGACGGGGgagctcacaacacacacacacacacacacacacaaaatggtaGAACCAATGTTAGCATGACTTAGCATCAGGCATCATTGCACTTAACCAAGTTTTCAATCACAATTTAGCTCACTAACGCTAATTCCGGCTAATATTCAGTTCTAATGATCAGTGCATAAACGTGTCAAGCAATAAGATGATCCTTGTGATGTAGCTTAGGGCATATCCGAAATATGCTGATTCTTAACTCTGTTACTAGTTGCACATTTCTGTAGCAACAAGTCAGCCCGTGTAATATCCCACAAACCCACCGACATGCGCCAACAAatgaaaaatgaacaaaatatataaaacTGAGAATGTCTAGGGAAAAACAACAATGTTTACAATCATACATAAATTATGAAGCAGAACAAGAAAGCAACGAACACCATCCAATTTCAGCATCCTCACCCTCCTATTCCTCCACTGACCAACAAAATCTCAAATGTCCAGTTAAAGCACACCAGTTTAATCATGGCGATAATAAAAGTTCCATTAAGACCGTTATCGAAGTATAAAGTGTTATAAGTGTCAGTGACATCTCACAATATGTTCAGTCTTAACACAGCTTTAACAAGCTTGGGTTAACACCGAATTGTGATGTTTGCTACTGCCACCATTACCTGTTTATAACACTTATACACGGGTTATAACAGCTGTAATACCCTGCACAAGTTATTACTTAATACATGATTTACAGGAGCTGTGAGATGTGTGGAATTTAA from Brachyhypopomus gauderio isolate BG-103 unplaced genomic scaffold, BGAUD_0.2 sc52, whole genome shotgun sequence carries:
- the arhgap36 gene encoding rho GTPase-activating protein 36 isoform X1, coding for MILLCTGLHGASSTLMQREDPVHQDMQFYYVGEHTWTTMLGQNLKLQAVPIQSLSELERARLQEVALYHLEERNLDFNISIPKETHKMRKSLRRKFDSFSKEKKERETAPKAFGIPLSKVIANDRAHKQRQDALKESRRDCLELEASVMHFRAEKRQQGGRTAVCPGGASSSSPPAEVHGKPDSASFTDGRSRSHRRGGLSVDSISDLVESQSRLLEALQLSHPNELDLKKASAAGRAQAKLSLNPIYCQVPRVMERCCQHIHTHGLQTVGIFRVGSSKKRVRQLRDDFDSGMDVILDEEHSVHDVAALLKEFLRDMPDPLLPRELYCAFLHANNLRGDDQLSYLQQLLYLLPPCNCDSLWRLLSLLHTVQEHAHDSTGPDQQEVQGNKMTATNLAVIFGPNLLQKERGTEKESNPQSLGIEDSAAIISVTLLLIQHYKLLFTVCAELQQEVLMSLIQTDPDVIDYLLRRKLSGSSLTVEPDMGARRDTQMSLDSVGQSSDDLSLKEPMSPLFGDLTGDGSLSNEVFFNVLRLNTSRQCSSQNPPKCIAHMRQFHSHHNLLSFAQPSVRLQAEEPELQGHKGGSVAQACPRENTNFSLGHREGGSQPRSSRERSVWVRQGSNSSTTSEDSKQSSNFWDFFTGKVSGSETIV
- the arhgap36 gene encoding rho GTPase-activating protein 36 isoform X2; translated protein: MLGQNLKLQAVPIQSLSELERARLQEVALYHLEERNLDFNISIPKETHKMRKSLRRKFDSFSKEKKERETAPKAFGIPLSKVIANDRAHKQRQDALKESRRDCLELEASVMHFRAEKRQQGGRTAVCPGGASSSSPPAEVHGKPDSASFTDGRSRSHRRGGLSVDSISDLVESQSRLLEALQLSHPNELDLKKASAAGRAQAKLSLNPIYCQVPRVMERCCQHIHTHGLQTVGIFRVGSSKKRVRQLRDDFDSGMDVILDEEHSVHDVAALLKEFLRDMPDPLLPRELYCAFLHANNLRGDDQLSYLQQLLYLLPPCNCDSLWRLLSLLHTVQEHAHDSTGPDQQEVQGNKMTATNLAVIFGPNLLQKERGTEKESNPQSLGIEDSAAIISVTLLLIQHYKLLFTVCAELQQEVLMSLIQTDPDVIDYLLRRKLSGSSLTVEPDMGARRDTQMSLDSVGQSSDDLSLKEPMSPLFGDLTGDGSLSNEVFFNVLRLNTSRQCSSQNPPKCIAHMRQFHSHHNLLSFAQPSVRLQAEEPELQGHKGGSVAQACPRENTNFSLGHREGGSQPRSSRERSVWVRQGSNSSTTSEDSKQSSNFWDFFTGKVSGSETIV